A part of Schistosoma mansoni strain Puerto Rico chromosome W, complete genome genomic DNA contains:
- a CDS encoding putative rhodopsin-like orphan GPCR: MSTRSRHSKHSKSSFMISLIFLCGCEVIFNLGAFIFKLIQVLSSYFIHQYPIDGSKHIPPDMNLIILPVIQNILMFIAEIGLFSRNWCVCLITAARAEVVIWPLGSRSWQRILRHPRKFIQIFILLFMISIIIAGLKHTDYISLLCYDSINYQYGMWSQEYMFTHKSFSLYMSFIVLPYRAVITWILIILFTVMIIIRLRPWRKQSSLLQISQSKSLDDIPMGHENPQYDAVRKRQKGQMKATRVVLMVALAFGLLECMNFMISICQTFNLLGNNHLSRLLETIGNTLITIDSICNFFVFISLMSYFRIIFLQIFCCKTFNNEQPMATKSTSCTSVSHSIIGNSYHMEKLNTKV, encoded by the coding sequence ATGTCAACAAGATCTCGACATTCAAAACATTCAAAAAGTTCATTTATGAttagtttaatatttttatgtgGATGTGAAGTAATATTTAATTTAGGcgcatttatatttaaattaattcaaGTACTATCATCATATTTTATACATCAATATCCAATAGATGGATCAAAGCATATACCACCTGATATGAATTTAATTATATTACCAgttatacaaaatattttaatgtttattgcTGAAATAGGTTTATTTAGTCGTAATTGGTGTGTTTGTTTAATTACAGCAGCTAGAGCTGAAGTAGTTATTTGGCCACTTGGTTCACGTTCATGGCAACGTATTTTAAGACATCCAAGGAAATTTATTCAAATCTTTATTCTATTATTTATGATATCTATCATAATAGCTGGTTTAAAACATACagattatatttcattattatgttaTGATTCAATTAATTATCAATATGGAATGTGGTCACAAGAATATATGTTCACACATAAATCATTTTCACTTTATATGAGTTTTATTGTTTTACCATATCGTGCAGTAATTACTTGGATACTTATTATATTATTCACagttatgattattataagattacgtCCATGGAGAAaacaatcatcattattacAAATATCTCAATCGAAATCATTAGATGATATACCAATGGGACATGAAAATCCACAATATGATGCTGTACGTAAACGTCAAaaaggtcaaatgaaagctaCACGTGTTGTTTTAATGGTTGCTTTAGCTTTTGGTTTATTAGAATGTATGAATTTTATGATATCAATATGTCAAACATTTAATCTCCTTGGAAATAATCATTTAAGTCGTCTACTTGAAACAATCGGTAATACATTAATTACTATTGATTCAATAtgtaatttttttgtatttatttcattaatgtCTTATTTTCGTATaatatttttacaaatattcTGTTGTAAAACATTCAATAATGAACAGCCTATGGCAACTAAAAGTACTTCATGTACTTCAGTATCTCATTCAATAATTGGTAATAGTTATCATATGGAAAAATTAAATACAAAAGTGTAA